GGTTTTATCATACTCATTTTCTTAACAAAAAACCCCCGGGCAGCTGGTTCTGCAGTTTGCAGAAGACAGAGACGGAGGTCTCATTCACTGCCCTTACCGTCTCACAGGACTGATTTAAAGGGTCATTCTTACTTTAAAGTTAATACAAACAGATAAAAAAACTAAGATACAATCCTTGCTACTTATTCATCCTCACTAAAATAGTTTCAATAATATCTTTTTCGTTAGAATAATCATCAGGATTTATTTCTAAATCAATATTTTCCTTTCGAAACCACGTCCGCTGTCGCTTTGCATATTGACGAGTACGAATCACAATTTCTTCTTCCATCACTTCCCGAGTTATTTCCCCATCTAATACCTGAATGATTTGTTTATATCCAATGGAATCCAATGCATGCACATTATCAACACCATATTTTTCCTGAAGATGTTTTGTTTCATCAATCCAACCGGATTTTAACATTGTCTTTGTCCGATTTCGGATTCGATTTTCAAGTTTATCAGGCGGTATTAAAACAAGAACTGTAAAAGTTTTAATTTTGCGCGTTTCAGATGCATCTTGTTTTTTGAAATGAACCGAAGGCGGATCGCCGGTGGACTCATAAATTTCTAGCGCGCGAACCAACCGTTTTCGATTATGAGGATGAACTATTTCTGCATAATCCGGGTCAATCTTTTTTAATCGATTCAGCATCAGTTCGCTTCCATGAGCATCATAATCTTTTTCTAATTTTTCCCGAATGGATTCATTTGTCATACTTCCTTCGAAAATACCAGTGGAAAGCGCCCTGAAATACAGTCCGGATCCACCACAAATAATGGGAGTTTTCCCTCTTTTCTTAGCCGTATCAATTGCTTCCAAAACTAATTCAGCATATTCTCCTGCGGATACCGATTCTGTGGGTTCGCGAATTCCAATTAAATGATGATAAATACGCTTCCGATCTTCCTCGGTAGGTTGAGCCGTGCCAATCGGCATGTCTTTATAAATCTGTCTGGAATCAAGACCAATGATTTCTCCATCAACTTTCTTGGCGATTGAAAGAGCAAGGGTGGATTTCCCTGAAGCAGTTGGACCGATGATTGCTAAAATGGTTTCCATAATGGTGGTAAAAATTAGTCCATGAATT
The sequence above is drawn from the Candidatus Neomarinimicrobiota bacterium genome and encodes:
- the miaA gene encoding tRNA (adenosine(37)-N6)-dimethylallyltransferase MiaA yields the protein MLRQQFTTEYNPIEVKRIHGLIFTTIMETILAIIGPTASGKSTLALSIAKKVDGEIIGLDSRQIYKDMPIGTAQPTEEDRKRIYHHLIGIREPTESVSAGEYAELVLEAIDTAKKRGKTPIICGGSGLYFRALSTGIFEGSMTNESIREKLEKDYDAHGSELMLNRLKKIDPDYAEIVHPHNRKRLVRALEIYESTGDPPSVHFKKQDASETRKIKTFTVLVLIPPDKLENRIRNRTKTMLKSGWIDETKHLQEKYGVDNVHALDSIGYKQIIQVLDGEITREVMEEEIVIRTRQYAKRQRTWFRKENIDLEINPDDYSNEKDIIETILVRMNK